Proteins co-encoded in one Aspergillus flavus chromosome 2, complete sequence genomic window:
- a CDS encoding putative PAB-dependent poly(A)-specific ribonuclease subunit (PAB1P-dependent poly(A)-nuclease) → MEADWDELSRIQVPPPSPHGMPTIATAIAFDDVMELLWAGNEYGRITSFCGPELQRYTSVRAHPVSEGPVRQILFHDRGVISLSSKSVHMITRRGLTQWHITHEDMTDLRCMSFTAQLNKVIVAGCQKAMFTIDIDKGHIVDKLPTEYNYTMMKKSRYLCAATDTGSVNALSLTDFRVVKSWKAHGTAVNDMDARNDLLVTCGFSVRHLGSPIVDPLANVYDLKTLSPLPPIPFHAGAAYVRMHPKLHTTSFVASQTGQLQVVDLMNPNAINLRQANVSFMLGIDLSPSGEALAINDAECAIHLWGSPSKVHFNEMSKEVEFADVPARPPPLDWSPDTPLSMIGMPYYHERLFSAWPSHLVFEIGSPPAPIDQALIPYLRPAEIGHYAPNPKKTRRNQVENTRALANSEPALIAPKFLSEKAREQSKAKSDGLVTDAAETLAGTKLNGEAEDDPLLKYSNVEIKYSRFGVDDFDFRFYNQTKFSGLETHIANSFTNALLQLFKFIPLIRNVALQHAASACIFENCLLCEMGYLFDMLEKADGQNCQATNLLKTFGSFREASSLGLLEENLTNKSLSTSIQSVNRFFLGQISHDFRMILPSSDDLDHKLATVASESIRCMFCQKEIVRPGNSLVNELIYPAIDIKQIRRNPAYRFSNILRASIERETQNRGWCNYCRRYQQVAIRKTVHRMPLVMMLNTALNNPIYRRLWAIPGWLPEAVGLVVDAGQILCFEGEDLRMRMQNNMPGLVVYELVGVVSEIDIPEHQKAHLVSFINVSISSREPETTNKWHLFNDFLVTEVDKDEALRFNQPWKVPCVLAYQVKDARHAMDDNWKNVLDTTLLYRDWSLNGGRSVESLATLSEEEKPTPGTPVALDTEFVDLEKAEIDVKADGSQEIVRPSKSGLARVSVLRGSGTREGVPFIDDYITIKETIVDYVTQYSGIKPGDLDPRTSQHNLVPLKVAYKKLWLLLNLGCVFVGHGLASDFRKINIQVPKCQTVDTQYLFFHPGKNRRLSLRYLAWAVFKEYIQEEPTDNNQGHDSIEDARMALRLWKKFQEYEDAGVVSQILEELFREGSKLGFRPPARNGATAVLSRPGTAVTMQNNSGRNTPSTPEVTAPTASAPTTPRQGFRRSVALTPSNGSFAPGTGDFFGGSPLK, encoded by the exons ATGGAAGCCGATTGGGATGAACTGTCGCGCATTCAGGTGCCACCTCCAAGCCCACATGGCATGCCAACGATTGCGACAGCAATAGCTTTTGACGATGTGATGGAACTGCTGTGGGCAGGGAATGAATAT GGCCGAATCACTTCCTTTTGCGGTCCAGAATTACAGAGGTATACCTCCGTCCGGGCACACCCAGTCTCCGAAGGCCCCGTGCGGCAGATACTTTTTCATGATAGAGGCGTGATATCATTGTCTTCGAAGAGTGTTCATATGATAACCCGGCGTGGCCTGACGCAATGGCACATTACCCATGAGGACATGACGGATCTACGTTGCATGAGCTTCACGGCACAATTGAACAAAGTTATAGTGGCCGGATGTCAGAAGGCAATGTTTACGATTGATATCGATAAGGGACACATAGTCGACAAGCTGCCGACGGAATATAATTACACTATGATGAAAAAGAGCCGATATCTTTGTGCTGCGACAGACACCGGATCAGTGAACGCCTTGAGTCTCACCGATTTTCGTGTCGTTAAGTCTTGGAAGGCCCATGGAACAGCTGTCAATGATATGGATGCTAGGAATGACCTTCTGGTCACCTGTGGATTTTCGGTTAGACATCTGGGATCACCCATCGTCGATCCCTTGGCCAACGTTTATGATCTCAAAACACTGTCACCATTACCTCCTATACCTTTTCATGCCGGCGCTGCATATGTGCGCATGCATCCTAAGCTGCATACCACTAGTTTTGTTGCGTCTCAGACCGGTCAGCTACAGGTGGTTGACCTTATGAACCCTAACGCAATCAACCTCCGTCAGGCCAATGTTTCATTCATGCTCGGTATCGATTTGTCGCCTTCTGGGGAGGCATTAGCCATAAACGATGCAGAGTGTGCAATACACTTGTGGGGTTCTCCATCGAAGGTACACTTCAACGAGATGAGCAAGGAAGTTGAATTTGCAGATGTACCTGCCCGACCTCCACCGCTTGACTGGTCTCCTGATACGCCCCTGAGCATGATTGGTATGCCATATTACCACGAGCGCTTGTTTTCTGCATGGCCTAGCCACCTTGTTTTTGAGATTGGCAGCCCGCCGGCCCCTATTGATCAAGCACTAATTCCCTACCTCCGTCCCGCGGAGATTGGGCACTATGCACCAAACCCGAAGAAGACTAGACGAAATCAAGTAGAAAATACTCGCGCATTGGCCAATTCTGAACCTGCTCTTATTGCGCCGAAGTTCTTGAGCGAAAAGGCAAGAGAACAAAGTAAGGCGAAGTCGGATGGACTCGTTACTGATGCGGCAGAGACACTTGCGGGAACGAAGCTTAACGGCGAAGCAGAGGACGACCCTCTTCTCAAATACAGTAATGTCGAGATCAAATACAGCCGATTTGGTGTCGATGATTTCGACTTTAG attctataacCAGACCAAATTCTCTGGTCTAGAGACACACATTGCAAACTCCTTCACGAATGCTCTCCTCCAGCTATTCAAGTTCATTCCATTGATACGAAATGTAGCTCTCCAGCACGCCGCAAGCGCCTGCATATTTGAAAACTGCCTTCTATGTGAGATGGGCTATCTATTCGATATGCTAGAGAAAGCAGACGGTCAGAACTGTCAAGCGACGAATCTTCTAAAAACTTTCGGCAGTTTTCGGGAAGCCTCCAGTTTAGGGCTGCTGGAAGAGAATTTGACGAATAAGTCGTTGTCTACTTCAATTCAGTCTGTGAACAGATTCTTTCTTGGCCAAATTTCTCATGATTTTCGCATGATCCTCCCGAGCTCAGATGATCTCGACCACAAGTTAGCAACCGTTGCTTCCGAGTCTATTCGCTGCATGTTTTGCCAGAAGGAAATCGTCCGACCAGGGAACTCGCTGGTTAATGAGTTAATTTATCCAGCGATTGATATAAAACAGATCCGTAGGAACCCTGCTTACCGTTTCTCAAACATTTTGCGGGCAAGCATTGAGCGCGAGACTCAAAACAGAGGGTGGTGCAATTACTGCCGACGTTACCAGCAGGTGGCTATTCGGAAGACAGTACATCGCATGCCGCTCGTGATGATGCTCAACACTGCACTAAACAATCCCATCTACAGACGCCTTTGGGCAATTCCCGGATGGTTACCAGAAGCGGTTGGCCTTGTGGTTGATGCTGGCCAGATTTTGTGctttgaaggagaagaccTTCGAATGCGGATGCAGAACAACATGCCGGGCCTTGTGGTATATGAATTGGTGGGCGTGGTTTCAGAAATCGATATTCCTGAACATCAGAAAGCTCATCTAGTCTCATTTATCAATGTGTCCATTTCCTCACGCGAACCGGAGACTACAAATAAATGGCATCTGTTCAATGACTTCCTGGTCACGGAGGTAGACAAGGATGAAGCCCTCCGATTCAATCAACCGTGGAAAGTGCCGTGTGTGCTGGCATATCAGGTGAAGGATGCTCGCCACGCCATGGATGATAACTGGAAGAACGTCCTTGACACGACGCTTCTTTACCGCGATTGGTCACTTAA TGGCGGTCGCTCCGTGGAATCACTTGCAACTCTTtcagaggaagagaaaccGACTCCTGGTACCCCTGTTGCCCTCGATACCGAATTTGTTGATCTCGAAAAAGCAGAGATCGACGTGAAAGCCGATGGTTCTCAAGAAATCGTACGACCTAGCAAGAGTGGCCTTGCTCGAGTTTCCGTTCTCAGAGGGTCCGGGACTCGAGAAGGCGTGCCTTTTATCGATGATTATATCACTATCAAAGAGACGATCGTTGACTATGTCACTCAATACTCTGGCATTAAACCCGGTGACTTGGACCCGAGGACTAGTCAGCACAATCTTGTCCCACTTAAAGTCGCATATAAGAAGTTGTGGCTTCTCCTCAATTTGGGATGCGTTTTTGTCGGGCACGGGCTGGCCTCCGATTTCCGCAAAATCAATATCCAGGTCCCCAAATGTCAGACAGTCGATACCCAATATCTGTTCTTCCACCCCGGTAAGAATCGGCGTCTCAGTCTCCGATACTTAGCCTGGGCTGTGTTTAAAGAATAcatccaagaagaacccACCGACAACAACCAAGGGCATGACTCTATTGAAGACGCACGTATGGCCCTTCGTCTTTGGAAGAAGTTCCAGGAGTATGAAGACGCAGGGGTGGTTTCGCAAATACTCGAGGAGCTATTCCGCGAGGGATCTAAACTAGGATTCCGACCACCAGCTCGAAACGGCGCTACAGCCGTTCTATCACGGCCTGGAACTGCAGTGACGATGCAGAATAATAGCGGTAGAAACACCCCCAGCACTCCTGAAGTGACCGCCCCTACTGCCAGTGCGCCCACCACGCCTAGACAGGGGTTCCGACGCTCGGTTGCCCTGACCCCGAGCAATGGCAGCTTTGCTCCGGGAACAGGAGACTTTTTCGGCGGAAGTCCACTGAAATAA